One stretch of Euphorbia lathyris chromosome 7, ddEupLath1.1, whole genome shotgun sequence DNA includes these proteins:
- the LOC136235986 gene encoding uncharacterized protein produces the protein MAARRRPANLGIIGGGYGSGYGALNGGYSKGGIVRHTVVCKEKGSCYKKKLRCPAKCFTSYSRSGKGYGGDGGGGGCTMDCKKKCVAYC, from the exons ATGGCAGCCAGACGGCGGCCGGCAAATCTAG GGATCATCGGAGGCGGGTATGGATCTGGATATGGAGCTCTGAATGGAGGGTATTCAAAAGGTGGTATTGTAAGGCATACGGTTGTGTGCAAAGAAAAGGGGTCGTGTTACAAGAAGAAGCTTAGGTGTCCGGCTAAGTGTTTCACCTCTTATAGCCGGTCAGGGAAGGGTTATGGCGGCGATGGAGGCGGTGGCGGATGCACTATGGACTGCAAGAAGAAGTgtgttgcttattgttag